In one window of Blastocatellia bacterium DNA:
- a CDS encoding carboxylesterase/lipase family protein codes for MLRRVRVIMCLLMFLALGSEGHQKSKADRLLSDPIRLDSGLVSGQRVGEAGDVRVYKGIPYAAPPVGENRWKPPQPVTPWQGVRAALEYGPSCPQHNVLERLYGGKLGPTSEDCLYLNVWTPARRADERLPVMVWIHGGGYTAGSGSSPYYDGANLARRGVVVVTFNYRLGIYGFFAHPLLSRESPHGVSGNYGLLDQIAALQWVKRNIAAFGGDPNRVTIFGESAGAGSVCYLMVSPLARGLFHRAIAQSGSAFGQNRHLKESWYGQEPAERVGVRAAERLGCDKASDPLAALRAKSSEELLAITGAGLGAGGAGTFSFGPIVDGWVVPDDPGAIFEAGRQHPVPLIVGSNADEGTIFLLTSPVSDVAGFRAMITSTFRERAQDVLALYSGADASDARALMNRFVTDSRFVAPARFFARMQSRVSRAYLYHYTWVMPNARGAQLGAFHASEIPLVFGNREVTTLTQEQWNKGPSAALMAYWVQFARTGDPNVKGWPAWPSYDPTSDRYMEFGTEVAVRAHLRKEACDLFERIAAERRAKRHTGSAP; via the coding sequence ATGCTCAGACGTGTACGGGTGATCATGTGCCTGCTTATGTTCCTTGCTCTGGGGAGCGAAGGTCATCAGAAGAGCAAGGCGGACCGTTTGCTGAGCGATCCAATTCGCCTTGATTCCGGTTTGGTATCGGGTCAGCGCGTCGGCGAGGCAGGGGACGTGCGCGTGTACAAGGGGATTCCCTATGCGGCTCCGCCCGTGGGGGAGAATCGGTGGAAGCCGCCTCAGCCGGTGACCCCGTGGCAAGGCGTTCGCGCTGCCCTGGAGTACGGTCCATCCTGCCCCCAGCACAATGTGCTGGAGCGACTCTATGGAGGAAAGCTCGGGCCGACCAGTGAGGATTGTCTCTATCTCAACGTCTGGACGCCAGCCAGGCGGGCGGATGAACGATTACCCGTCATGGTCTGGATTCATGGTGGGGGGTACACGGCGGGCTCCGGATCGAGCCCGTATTACGACGGCGCGAACCTGGCCCGTCGAGGCGTCGTGGTAGTAACGTTCAACTATCGGTTGGGAATCTACGGTTTCTTCGCCCATCCTCTCCTGTCCAGGGAATCACCTCACGGCGTGTCGGGCAATTACGGGCTGCTCGACCAGATTGCGGCTTTACAATGGGTCAAACGAAATATTGCCGCGTTTGGCGGAGATCCCAATCGCGTCACCATCTTCGGCGAATCGGCGGGAGCGGGGAGCGTCTGCTATCTCATGGTCTCGCCCCTGGCCAGGGGCCTGTTCCACCGAGCCATCGCTCAGAGCGGATCGGCATTTGGCCAGAATCGTCATCTCAAAGAGTCCTGGTATGGCCAGGAACCGGCGGAGCGCGTCGGCGTGCGAGCGGCCGAACGCCTGGGCTGTGACAAGGCGAGCGATCCGCTGGCAGCCCTGCGGGCCAAATCGAGTGAAGAGTTGCTGGCCATCACAGGGGCCGGATTGGGAGCCGGCGGAGCTGGAACTTTCTCTTTCGGGCCAATTGTGGACGGGTGGGTCGTTCCCGATGATCCCGGAGCGATCTTCGAGGCGGGCCGACAGCATCCCGTTCCGCTCATTGTTGGGAGCAATGCGGACGAAGGAACGATCTTCCTTCTCACCTCACCTGTGAGCGATGTAGCCGGCTTTCGTGCGATGATTACCTCGACCTTCCGCGAGAGAGCGCAGGATGTTCTCGCCCTTTATTCGGGTGCCGACGCGAGCGACGCACGCGCCCTCATGAACCGGTTCGTGACTGATTCCCGGTTCGTGGCACCCGCCCGGTTCTTTGCCCGGATGCAGAGTCGGGTGAGCCGTGCTTATCTTTATCACTACACCTGGGTGATGCCGAACGCGCGAGGCGCCCAACTCGGGGCCTTTCATGCCTCGGAGATTCCCCTGGTCTTTGGCAATCGTGAGGTGACGACGCTTACACAAGAGCAATGGAATAAGGGACCGTCCGCCGCTCTGATGGCCTACTGGGTTCAGTTTGCACGCACGGGCGATCCCAACGTCAAAGGGTGGCCCGCATGGCCGTCTTACGATCCCACCTCTGACCGTTACATGGAGTTCGGCACGGAAGTCGCCGTGCGCGCCCATCTCCGCAAGGAGGCGTGCGATCTTTTTGAGAGGATCGCCGCCGAGCGTCGAGCGAAGCGACACACCGGCTCTGCACCCTGA
- a CDS encoding carboxypeptidase regulatory-like domain-containing protein produces the protein MKPRLSWLLLVIAGLLAVAVPVYPQADVSTATIKGTVMDQNRAVIPGATVTVRNIAKGVSRSVTTGPDGSYLISLLQPGIYELRAEATGFETLVVDQLELRVGQIAVYDLSLRVGAITSEVVVTGDVPVIEVERTQQANTITEREIENLPNIARGFTAYVFILPGVSSSDAPRAQQPYFTFGSSGFSIGGSNGRNNLVTVDGGENEYGSGQLRFGLSPEAIQEFQVNRNAFNAEYGFTAGTAVNVVTRSGTNEFHGSGYTYYRSQKTSARNFFDRRPRKAFNQVVYPGFTLGGPLVRNQAFFFTSYEWTKSDIARFRRYTDNPAILGPTPAQTAYLNQMESAGSAELRGLADSLRRLLTARNFPHTMKLLTENEGTFNAPDRIHNWLFRVDWRLGSNDFLSARFTLFRSDTDGLGASNTIAPSNANAVFARDYTLTVTWAHNFGARVVNHLRAQVVPNNSALALPKDPTGTQVNISGVGIFGRYRFNPFNTFQDRFQIDDTVALSHGKHLIKWGGSYRPVNYRVVNELWFGGEWTFSSGVYPLGLLVPASLQPAFAAFNASIGAPASGPPAANLTALQSYSLGMPFLYRQGFGNPVWADWAHYVAAFVQDSWKVTPRFTLDYGVRFDYDNEAAPLSANAYVSPRLGFAWDPWGDRKTVIRGGGGIFVSPIYYQVAYVTSLLDDSGRFINQVFRTPAFTTQSPIRLWQFGVSRGKLPFRALSEEDVKAFGISTERGSPGRVIFEADRDYENNYSIQASLGIARELVRDLSLEVAYQMYRGVHLQMPHEVNYRESGRVHPIFGPQLTAIDPTIVQKNLYSSIGNSIYHGMTASLTKRFSHNFSLLVNYTFSKAIDDVTDFNSSFHPMLPTRLDLERAISTFDIRHIFVASGVFRTPFRAGSGQNPLARILADITLTPVIRLQTGIPFTILAGTDVNGDTHAEQDRPIAASRNTGIGDNYYNVDLRLNKQFYIARDSGVRIEAIVEVSNLFNRANFLSVNNVVGTTSPLLNGPFNQRGSKAIPSTSPLGFTSAAPGRQFQFALKLAF, from the coding sequence ATGAAGCCAAGACTTTCCTGGTTGCTGCTTGTGATCGCCGGCCTGCTCGCGGTGGCGGTGCCGGTTTATCCGCAGGCCGATGTCTCGACCGCGACGATCAAAGGAACAGTGATGGATCAAAATCGGGCCGTCATTCCGGGGGCCACGGTGACGGTTCGGAATATTGCTAAAGGGGTGAGTCGGTCGGTCACAACCGGCCCCGATGGCAGTTACCTGATCTCGCTGCTTCAGCCCGGCATCTACGAACTTCGGGCGGAAGCGACGGGTTTTGAGACACTGGTCGTTGACCAACTGGAGCTGCGGGTGGGGCAGATTGCGGTCTACGATCTATCGCTTCGTGTGGGCGCGATCACCAGCGAAGTCGTGGTCACCGGAGATGTGCCGGTGATTGAGGTCGAGCGCACACAACAAGCCAATACGATTACGGAGCGGGAGATCGAGAATCTACCCAACATCGCTCGCGGCTTCACGGCGTATGTGTTCATTCTTCCCGGCGTTTCCAGCTCTGATGCTCCCCGCGCCCAGCAGCCCTATTTCACCTTCGGGAGTTCGGGCTTTTCCATCGGTGGCAGCAACGGTCGAAATAACCTGGTCACGGTGGACGGGGGAGAGAACGAATATGGGTCGGGGCAATTGCGATTCGGACTCAGTCCGGAGGCCATCCAGGAGTTTCAGGTCAACCGTAACGCCTTCAACGCGGAGTACGGTTTTACAGCGGGAACTGCTGTCAACGTGGTCACGCGCAGCGGGACGAACGAGTTTCATGGCAGTGGGTATACCTACTATCGCTCGCAGAAGACCTCGGCGCGGAACTTCTTCGATCGGCGACCCCGGAAGGCGTTCAATCAGGTGGTCTATCCGGGGTTCACTTTAGGAGGGCCGCTTGTGCGCAACCAGGCGTTCTTTTTCACCTCCTACGAGTGGACGAAGTCGGACATCGCGCGCTTCCGTCGGTACACCGACAATCCGGCGATTCTGGGACCGACCCCGGCCCAAACGGCCTATCTCAATCAAATGGAAAGCGCCGGCAGTGCCGAGTTACGGGGACTGGCGGATTCGTTGCGCCGATTGCTGACGGCCAGGAACTTCCCTCATACGATGAAACTGCTCACTGAGAACGAGGGAACGTTCAACGCTCCGGATCGCATTCACAACTGGCTCTTTCGCGTGGACTGGCGGCTGGGTTCGAATGATTTCCTGTCGGCGCGATTCACGCTCTTCCGCAGCGATACCGATGGTCTTGGCGCGAGCAACACGATCGCTCCGAGCAATGCCAATGCGGTCTTCGCCCGTGACTACACACTCACCGTGACGTGGGCGCATAATTTCGGCGCGCGCGTGGTGAATCATCTGCGCGCGCAGGTGGTTCCCAATAACTCGGCTCTTGCTCTGCCCAAGGATCCGACGGGAACCCAGGTCAATATCAGTGGGGTGGGAATTTTCGGCCGTTATCGCTTCAATCCCTTCAACACGTTCCAGGATCGTTTCCAGATTGACGACACGGTCGCGTTGTCTCACGGCAAGCACCTGATCAAATGGGGTGGCTCCTATCGTCCGGTGAATTATCGGGTCGTCAACGAGCTGTGGTTCGGCGGCGAATGGACGTTCTCCTCGGGCGTCTATCCGCTCGGGCTTCTGGTCCCGGCTTCGTTGCAACCGGCCTTTGCCGCCTTCAACGCCTCCATAGGGGCTCCGGCGAGCGGTCCTCCGGCTGCCAATCTCACGGCGCTCCAGTCCTATAGCCTGGGCATGCCCTTCCTCTATCGTCAGGGGTTCGGTAATCCCGTCTGGGCGGATTGGGCCCACTACGTGGCAGCGTTTGTTCAGGATTCCTGGAAGGTCACGCCGCGATTCACGCTCGATTACGGGGTTCGCTTCGACTACGATAACGAAGCGGCCCCTCTGTCGGCCAATGCCTATGTCTCTCCCCGATTGGGTTTTGCCTGGGATCCCTGGGGAGATCGGAAGACGGTCATTCGAGGCGGCGGCGGGATTTTCGTCTCTCCCATTTACTATCAGGTCGCGTATGTTACGAGTCTGCTCGATGACAGCGGGCGCTTCATCAATCAGGTCTTCCGCACGCCCGCATTCACGACGCAATCACCCATTCGACTCTGGCAATTTGGCGTGTCCCGGGGCAAGCTCCCCTTCCGGGCGCTCAGCGAGGAGGACGTCAAAGCCTTCGGCATTTCCACCGAGCGAGGGTCTCCCGGACGAGTGATCTTCGAGGCGGATCGGGATTACGAGAACAACTACTCGATTCAGGCGAGCTTGGGAATCGCCCGGGAACTTGTGCGCGATCTCTCGCTGGAAGTGGCCTATCAAATGTATCGCGGCGTTCACCTCCAGATGCCCCACGAAGTCAACTATCGGGAGTCGGGGCGGGTTCATCCGATCTTCGGCCCGCAATTGACGGCGATTGATCCGACCATCGTGCAGAAGAATCTCTACAGCTCCATCGGGAACTCGATCTATCACGGCATGACGGCCTCACTGACCAAGCGCTTCAGTCACAATTTCTCGCTGCTGGTCAACTACACCTTCAGCAAGGCGATTGACGACGTGACGGACTTCAATTCCTCATTCCACCCGATGCTGCCGACGCGGTTGGATCTGGAGCGAGCCATTTCCACGTTCGACATTCGCCACATCTTTGTGGCGAGTGGTGTGTTTCGCACGCCCTTCCGGGCCGGTTCGGGACAGAACCCGCTGGCGCGCATCCTGGCGGACATCACGCTCACGCCCGTCATTCGATTGCAAACGGGGATCCCGTTCACGATTCTGGCGGGCACTGACGTCAACGGCGATACCCATGCCGAACAAGATCGGCCCATAGCCGCCTCTCGCAATACGGGCATCGGCGACAATTACTACAATGTTGACCTGCGCCTCAACAAGCAGTTCTATATCGCTCGCGATTCGGGCGTGCGCATCGAAGCGATTGTCGAGGTGTCGAATCTGTTCAACCGGGCCAATTTCCTATCGGTCAATAATGTTGTGGGAACCACATCGCCGCTGCTCAACGGACCGTTCAATCAAAGAGGCAGCAAGGCGATTCCCAGCACGTCGCCGCTCGGCTTCACCTCGGCGGCGCCCGGACGGCAGTTCCAGTTCGCCCTGAAGCTGGCTTTCTGA
- a CDS encoding cytochrome c: protein MKRREWSLYGLGLCVLILVAFRSGSAHVPITTKVRFTREVIRIFQQNCLGCHRPGGIAPFSLASYEEARPWAKAIKEELLEKRMPPWNALKGFGDFRNAPPLMQNDVDLVVNWVEGGVPRGDAKDLPPEPLISSDWPLGVPDRVVELPVVEVAADADEFRCLPVPLSLGRDVWVSAFDLDPGNGTVVHCATFYRERREEEPKSYADGREIASPGQSCPPPGEILGTWVPGLTPAHLSPGIGYRISPETRLVARVHYRGRGEATVVHSRIGLYFSRSGRNRPITLISFTSPSERIPPGESRHALRLQHIVESDLAAVAVLPLAHPLLVSLQVTAYRPDNTATVLLWTRGSRFDWRPTYIYKEPVPLPRGTRLVVTAYFNNSSENPFMENESPKPVRLSEITPDSLCTLLVVPEK from the coding sequence ATGAAACGCCGGGAGTGGAGCCTGTACGGTCTCGGCCTGTGCGTCTTGATTCTTGTCGCATTCCGTAGCGGATCGGCTCATGTCCCGATCACGACGAAGGTGCGTTTCACCCGCGAAGTGATTCGCATCTTTCAGCAGAACTGTCTGGGGTGTCATCGTCCTGGTGGGATTGCTCCGTTTTCCCTCGCCAGCTACGAAGAGGCCCGCCCCTGGGCCAAGGCCATCAAAGAGGAACTCCTGGAAAAGCGAATGCCACCCTGGAATGCACTCAAGGGATTCGGCGATTTTCGCAATGCGCCGCCTCTCATGCAAAACGATGTGGATCTCGTTGTGAACTGGGTCGAGGGTGGAGTTCCCAGGGGGGACGCCAAGGATCTTCCGCCGGAACCCTTAATCAGTTCGGACTGGCCTCTTGGAGTGCCCGACCGTGTCGTCGAGCTGCCCGTAGTTGAGGTCGCCGCCGATGCGGATGAATTTCGCTGTCTTCCCGTACCCCTGTCGCTTGGCCGAGATGTTTGGGTCTCGGCGTTCGATCTCGATCCCGGCAACGGGACGGTCGTTCACTGTGCGACATTTTATCGTGAACGGCGAGAGGAAGAGCCGAAAAGCTACGCCGACGGTCGTGAGATCGCTTCACCAGGGCAAAGCTGTCCGCCTCCCGGTGAGATTCTCGGTACGTGGGTGCCCGGATTGACTCCGGCCCACCTGTCCCCGGGGATCGGATACAGAATCTCGCCGGAGACACGACTTGTCGCCCGAGTTCACTACCGGGGTAGGGGAGAGGCGACCGTGGTGCACAGTCGCATTGGACTCTATTTCTCCCGAAGTGGGCGGAACCGTCCGATCACGCTCATTTCATTCACCAGTCCGTCGGAGCGCATTCCTCCCGGTGAGAGCCGTCATGCTCTCCGACTGCAGCACATCGTTGAGAGTGATCTCGCCGCCGTCGCCGTCTTGCCCCTCGCCCATCCATTGCTCGTGTCGCTTCAGGTGACGGCATACCGACCGGATAACACGGCAACCGTTCTTCTCTGGACGCGCGGATCGCGGTTTGACTGGCGACCAACTTACATCTACAAGGAACCGGTCCCTCTGCCACGCGGGACGCGGCTGGTCGTCACGGCCTATTTCAACAATTCGTCGGAAAATCCCTTCATGGAGAATGAATCTCCGAAACCGGTGCGGTTGTCCGAGATCACCCCGGATTCGCTGTGCACTCTTCTGGTCGTTCCCGAAAAGTAG
- a CDS encoding cytochrome c, with amino-acid sequence MRTVTQVMALGIIGFFALTATYSSGQADSPKKQVTFTRDVAPIFYKNCVICHRPNDLAPMSLLTYRDARPWAKAIREKVLTREMPPWHADPRYGEFVNDRRLTEQEIQTIVAWVDQGAKEGDPKDLPPAPQFPEGWHIGKPDVVLTMAEEHTVEAEGPDDYLYFTIPTNFKEDRWVQAAEVRPGNRKVVHHVIAFIQTPEMIAAAARAGRGRRDSAASIFYRDGTLFRVRMDAPVYDDGCSRDNGGSAFGVGEDGGDNFGRLLTGYAPGKDWDVWPIGTAKKIPAGSNILLQMHYTKVGTVEKDRTSIGLIFAKEPPKKTIITRGIANHYFLVPPGAENHEVTACAKFDRDITIIGYMPHMHLRGKDMKYEVVYPDGKRETLLYVPKYDFNWQQTYTLKEPKRIPAGSKIIVTAHFDNSAKNKYNPDPTKPVRWGDPTYDEMMIGWMSFTVEEGSSRPVVASAPKGQ; translated from the coding sequence ATGAGGACAGTCACGCAGGTGATGGCACTCGGGATCATTGGATTTTTCGCCCTCACGGCGACCTATTCGTCTGGTCAGGCAGATAGTCCGAAAAAGCAGGTGACGTTCACCAGAGATGTCGCCCCGATTTTCTACAAAAACTGTGTTATCTGTCATCGCCCTAATGATCTGGCCCCCATGTCGCTGCTGACCTACAGGGATGCCCGTCCCTGGGCCAAAGCCATCCGGGAAAAGGTGCTGACGCGAGAGATGCCTCCCTGGCATGCCGATCCGCGCTATGGAGAATTTGTCAATGATCGGCGACTGACCGAACAGGAGATTCAGACCATCGTTGCCTGGGTTGATCAAGGGGCCAAGGAAGGCGATCCGAAGGATCTGCCTCCGGCGCCGCAGTTTCCCGAAGGGTGGCATATCGGCAAACCGGATGTGGTTCTGACAATGGCCGAAGAGCATACGGTCGAAGCCGAGGGGCCGGATGACTATCTCTATTTCACCATCCCCACCAACTTCAAGGAAGACCGATGGGTCCAGGCCGCCGAAGTGCGTCCCGGCAATCGCAAGGTCGTTCATCATGTGATCGCGTTCATCCAGACGCCGGAGATGATCGCGGCTGCCGCCCGTGCCGGTCGAGGCCGTCGAGATAGTGCCGCCAGCATCTTTTATCGTGATGGTACGCTCTTCCGCGTGCGGATGGATGCACCCGTGTACGACGACGGCTGCAGCCGGGACAATGGAGGATCGGCTTTTGGCGTGGGGGAGGACGGAGGTGACAACTTTGGCCGATTGCTCACGGGCTATGCCCCCGGGAAGGATTGGGATGTGTGGCCCATCGGCACGGCCAAAAAGATCCCTGCCGGTTCCAATATCCTCCTCCAGATGCACTACACCAAAGTGGGAACGGTGGAGAAGGACCGAACGAGCATCGGTTTGATCTTCGCCAAAGAGCCTCCGAAGAAAACGATCATCACCCGAGGCATCGCGAATCACTATTTCCTGGTGCCGCCGGGAGCCGAGAATCACGAAGTGACCGCCTGCGCGAAATTTGATCGAGACATCACCATCATCGGCTATATGCCCCACATGCATCTTCGGGGCAAGGACATGAAGTACGAGGTGGTCTACCCCGACGGGAAACGGGAGACCCTGCTCTATGTGCCCAAGTACGATTTCAACTGGCAGCAGACCTACACGCTGAAGGAGCCCAAGCGAATTCCCGCCGGATCGAAGATCATCGTCACCGCCCATTTCGACAATTCGGCCAAAAACAAATACAACCCGGATCCCACGAAACCGGTGCGGTGGGGTGATCCGACCTATGATGAGATGATGATCGGCTGGATGAGCTTCACCGTTGAGGAGGGTTCGAGCAGGCCGGTTGTAGCCAGCGCGCCGAAGGGCCAGTAG